A single genomic interval of Methanocorpusculum sp. harbors:
- a CDS encoding Era-like GTP-binding protein, with protein sequence MVAFPRIRSFFGKLFGKKRSRVGIYGPPNAGKTTLANRIVRDVTGEAVGPVSEIPHETRRARRKEGVEINSGSSKLFIDIVDTPGVTTKIDYHEFLEYGMDQDEAVARAREATEGVAEAMHWLREDIDGVIYVLDSTQDPFMHVNIMMVGIIESRKLPVIIVANKIDLPDAAPQRIKSAFPQHPVIQISGLDGNNMEELYAKISEVFR encoded by the coding sequence ATGGTAGCATTTCCTCGTATCAGAAGCTTTTTCGGAAAGCTGTTTGGCAAAAAACGCTCGCGGGTGGGCATCTATGGTCCGCCGAATGCGGGTAAGACCACACTTGCCAACCGTATTGTCCGCGATGTGACCGGTGAAGCGGTTGGTCCAGTCAGCGAAATTCCTCACGAGACCCGCCGTGCGAGAAGAAAGGAAGGTGTTGAGATCAACTCGGGCAGTAGCAAGTTGTTTATTGATATCGTTGATACTCCCGGTGTCACAACAAAGATCGATTATCACGAGTTCCTCGAATATGGTATGGATCAGGACGAGGCCGTGGCTCGTGCCCGTGAAGCGACAGAAGGTGTTGCAGAAGCAATGCACTGGCTGCGTGAAGATATCGACGGCGTGATCTATGTTCTCGACAGTACCCAGGACCCGTTCATGCATGTTAACATCATGATGGTGGGTATCATCGAATCCCGTAAACTTCCAGTCATTATTGTTGCAAACAAGATCGATCTGCCTGATGCAGCTCCGCAGAGGATCAAGAGTGCGTTCCCCCAGCACCCGGTGATTCAAATCTCCGGTCTTGATGGTAACAACATGGAAGAGCTTTATGCGAAGATCTCCGAGGTTTTCAGGTGA